A section of the Ciceribacter thiooxidans genome encodes:
- a CDS encoding polyprenyl synthetase family protein, whose translation MGVVIPLEENKNKQASVKPLVDLTKAGMERVNQLILSKAGSDVQMIPEVANHLISSGGKRLRPMLTLASAAMFDYAGDGDVKLATSVEFMHTATLLHDDVVDESDLRRGKSTARMIWGNQASVLVGDFLLGQAFRMMVEVGSLEALDVLSAAASIIAEGEVLQLSVAKNMETTEDDYLEVIRAKTAALFAAAAEVGPIVAGADRAGRNALKSYGMNLGLAFQLVDDALDYGGKASELGKNVGDDFREGKITLPVILAYRRGTPSEREFWREAIEGGQNDDARLEKALGLISKYGGLSDTITRALHYGTIARDALAPLPDTAWKSALLDVIDFCIARVN comes from the coding sequence TTGGGCGTAGTCATACCGCTTGAGGAAAACAAAAACAAACAGGCGTCCGTCAAGCCGCTGGTCGATCTCACCAAGGCCGGCATGGAACGGGTCAATCAGCTGATCCTCTCGAAGGCCGGTTCCGACGTGCAGATGATTCCCGAGGTCGCCAACCACCTGATCTCCTCCGGTGGCAAGCGGCTACGCCCGATGCTGACGCTCGCCTCGGCTGCGATGTTCGACTATGCCGGCGACGGCGACGTCAAGCTCGCGACCAGCGTCGAATTCATGCACACGGCAACGCTTCTCCACGACGACGTGGTCGACGAGAGCGACCTGCGCCGCGGAAAATCCACGGCACGCATGATCTGGGGCAACCAGGCGAGCGTGCTCGTCGGCGACTTCCTGCTCGGACAGGCCTTCCGCATGATGGTCGAGGTCGGCTCGCTGGAAGCGCTCGACGTGCTTTCTGCCGCAGCCTCGATCATCGCCGAGGGCGAGGTGCTGCAGCTTTCCGTCGCCAAGAACATGGAGACGACGGAAGACGATTATCTCGAGGTGATCCGCGCCAAGACGGCGGCACTCTTCGCGGCCGCCGCAGAAGTCGGTCCGATCGTCGCCGGCGCCGATCGCGCCGGGCGGAACGCTCTGAAATCCTACGGCATGAATCTCGGCCTCGCCTTCCAGCTCGTCGACGACGCGCTCGATTACGGCGGCAAGGCCTCCGAACTCGGCAAGAATGTCGGCGACGACTTCCGCGAGGGCAAGATCACCCTGCCGGTCATCCTCGCCTACCGCCGCGGCACGCCGTCGGAGCGCGAGTTCTGGCGCGAGGCGATCGAGGGTGGCCAGAACGACGATGCGCGGCTCGAAAAGGCGCTCGGCCTCATCTCCAAGTACGGCGGCCTCAGCGACACGATCACCCGCGCACTGCATTACGGCACGATCGCCCGCGACGCGCTAGCGCCGCTGCCGGATACGGCATGGAAATCGGCGCTGCTCGACGTGATCGATTTCTGCATCGCTCGCGTTAATTGA
- a CDS encoding tetratricopeptide repeat protein, giving the protein MRQSLALRLITGTAVALLLSLSPAMVANAQTETAPASEGETFDPAIADTFSGAFLAGRVADAERDYDVAIPLYKKALALTPGDVEIRERLMIALFMNGDFDEGVKFANDLKSDVAVERVTTVARGLEAIRSREFTTAEKILKYQGPNDLDRLMNSLLLAWTKVGAGDGKKALAMVEGLEGPDWYGIFKRYNAGVIALLTGDTDAARRNLNEAVTDREGGATAPDTFVRAVMSLAALEAKQGNKQKALDAIAAGDALVGNFAPFKALRDHISKGEPVEPVVTNATEGAAGVLFSIGGALNRDGAEETVTLYLQLAHALEPKSADTLILLGGLAEKLERPERAIGFYQQVPAKSPMRRISELQLGLTLAETGKVEEARKHLKSLIESDPSDIRSYLAYGSVLSEAKDYAAMADNYDKAVEVIGPKPGRGDWSVFFQRGIAYERLKQWEKAEPNFRKALELNPEQPQVLNYLGYSWVDMNRNLGEGLEMIRKAVELRPDDGYIVDSLGWAYFRMSRFDEAVTELERAAELKAGDATINDHLGDAYWRVGRKLEATYQWKRALASDPEKDQVAKIQAKIDKGLPPLAADAAKAAPEADPEPPRTETDKKS; this is encoded by the coding sequence ATGCGGCAAAGTCTTGCCCTTCGTCTGATCACCGGGACCGCCGTGGCGCTCCTGCTGTCGCTGTCGCCCGCCATGGTTGCGAACGCGCAGACGGAAACCGCTCCCGCTTCCGAGGGGGAGACATTCGATCCCGCCATCGCCGATACGTTTTCCGGCGCATTCCTCGCCGGTAGGGTGGCCGATGCCGAACGGGACTATGACGTCGCCATCCCGCTCTACAAGAAGGCCCTGGCGCTGACCCCCGGCGATGTGGAAATCCGCGAACGCCTGATGATTGCGCTGTTCATGAACGGCGACTTCGACGAGGGCGTGAAATTCGCCAACGATCTGAAGAGCGACGTCGCCGTCGAACGGGTGACGACGGTCGCCCGTGGCCTCGAGGCGATCCGCAGCCGTGAATTCACCACCGCGGAAAAGATCCTGAAGTACCAGGGTCCGAACGATCTGGACCGGCTGATGAACTCGCTTCTGCTCGCCTGGACGAAGGTCGGCGCCGGCGACGGCAAGAAGGCGCTCGCCATGGTGGAAGGCCTCGAAGGCCCGGACTGGTACGGCATCTTCAAGCGCTACAATGCCGGCGTGATCGCCCTGCTGACCGGCGATACGGATGCTGCGCGGCGCAACCTCAACGAGGCGGTCACCGACCGCGAGGGTGGCGCCACCGCGCCCGATACCTTCGTGCGGGCGGTCATGTCGCTGGCGGCACTCGAAGCCAAGCAGGGCAACAAGCAGAAGGCGCTCGACGCGATCGCCGCCGGTGACGCTCTCGTCGGAAACTTCGCACCCTTCAAGGCGCTGCGCGACCACATCTCCAAGGGAGAGCCCGTCGAACCCGTGGTGACCAATGCCACGGAAGGTGCGGCCGGCGTTCTCTTCTCGATCGGCGGCGCGCTGAACCGCGACGGCGCGGAAGAGACCGTGACGCTCTATCTTCAGCTTGCCCATGCACTGGAGCCGAAGAGCGCCGACACGCTGATCCTGCTCGGCGGCCTCGCCGAGAAGCTCGAACGGCCAGAGCGGGCGATCGGCTTCTACCAGCAAGTCCCGGCGAAGTCGCCGATGCGGCGCATCTCCGAACTGCAGCTCGGCCTGACGCTCGCCGAGACCGGCAAGGTGGAAGAGGCCCGCAAGCATCTGAAGTCGCTGATCGAGTCCGATCCGAGCGACATCCGCAGCTATCTCGCCTACGGAAGCGTGCTTTCCGAAGCGAAGGACTACGCCGCGATGGCCGACAACTACGACAAGGCGGTCGAGGTGATCGGTCCGAAACCCGGCCGCGGCGACTGGTCGGTCTTCTTCCAGCGCGGTATCGCCTATGAGCGGCTGAAGCAGTGGGAAAAGGCGGAACCGAATTTCCGCAAGGCGCTCGAGCTCAATCCCGAACAGCCGCAGGTGCTCAACTATCTCGGCTATTCCTGGGTCGACATGAACCGCAATCTCGGCGAGGGTCTCGAGATGATCCGCAAGGCGGTCGAGCTCAGACCCGACGACGGCTATATCGTCGATTCGCTCGGCTGGGCCTATTTCCGCATGAGCCGTTTTGACGAGGCCGTGACCGAGCTGGAACGGGCGGCGGAGCTGAAGGCCGGCGACGCGACGATCAACGACCATCTCGGCGACGCCTACTGGCGTGTCGGGCGCAAGCTCGAAGCCACATACCAGTGGAAGCGCGCACTCGCCTCCGATCCGGAGAAGGACCAAGTCGCCAAGATCCAGGCGAAGATCGACAAGGGCCTGCCGCCGCTTGCAGCCGATGCGGCGAAGGCGGCCCCGGAAGCCGATCCCGAGCCGCCGCGGACGGAAACCGACAAGAAGTCGTAA